The window ATAATTTTCATGTCttgttattttatatatatgtatctaGAAGATCTCGGTCTACAATTAATCTATGACTTGGAGAAGTTTTTCTAGTTGTCAAGCATATTGCTGTACTATATGCATATAAATTTTCAATCTATGATATAGCATGATGTTCACTTAGGGAATAAGTGCAAAATTAATCATTAAACATTTTGGTCATTGGCGAATTGAGCCCTTGACgttttatgtttaattaattaagttcacgacatttcaaaaaatgagCAGTCAAGTCCTGCACTTACTGTCAATGGAGTTTCAACTGTAGAAACTTGCGTCACTCTCAGATCCGTGGCCACATGACGTTAGAACTAAGGCTAGTGGAAGACAAGTACAATTTCCAGCATTGGAAACCTTCCGATAGCAGACTTGATTgcgcatgtttttttttttttttttttcaaatgttaaGAACTTAATGGACCAACGTAAAACGTTAAAAACTCAATGATTAGTGGTTAAAATGTTGTGGATTAATTCTCTATTTATCCCCTTTTTTGCCGATCTTTTCTCCAAAGTTGGAAAAAGTATTGAATACAACAAGTATCTTGCAAACATGGTGCGACAATCcaattacatttctttttttttttttgaagtaatTGTTTGTGTTACAATGAGAAAATCGGCCACTTAAATCTGTCCGCATGTTTGAATTACATACATACAAATAAATGACTCATTGATCAGTAGGTACACAGCTAGAGATCGTGATCTTtgctcagatttttttttttctattatatcaTGGTCCATCCCAAATCTTGTTTTCTAAGCCATGATATAGACAATATATAGATTTTACTCTTTACCCTTTCTATGTTCGACCTTCCatctgtgagagagagagagagatggtccTAGCCTGCTTTAATTAGAAAGAATCATGGACAAGAAGGAAAACGAACATTATCTCTTCGAAGAATTATTCAGCTCTGAGCCCCCGATTCGACGATCTTCTGTTAGATTCGCCCTCATTTACTTTCATGGCTTAATTTCAGCTTCCTAACATCTAGCCCTCCCCATGATATAGACAATATATAGATTTTACTCTTTACCCTTTCTATGTTCGACCTTCCatctgtgagagagagagagatggtccTAGCCTGCTTTAATTAGAAAGAATCATGGACAAGAAGGGAAAACGAACATTATCTCTTCGAAGAATTATTCAGCTCTGAGCCCCCGATTCGACGATCTTCTGTTAGATTCGCCCTCATTTACTTTCATGGCTTAATTTCAGCTTCCTAACATCTAGCCCTCCCCATGTAGTGCGAGAGCCAACTATAATTTCGGTCTTGTTATGAATTGAAAGTATCGATCTCTTGTATTCACAAtgtcgatgattcaaatacgatCCTGATTTTCTGAACTTTGTAAACAGAGACAGGACTAGAGAAGGGGACAATCAAAGGGTATGCACACAAGAAAAGCCAGAACGAGAAGGAGGTGACCTACGAGTGTGAGTTCAAGGTCGGAGACGATTTTGGGGAGGCCGGGGCGATTTTCGTGGAGAATGAGCACCACAAGGAGATGTACCTCAAGGACATCGTCCTCGACGGGTTTGCCGGCGGTCCTCTCAGCATTAGATGCAACTCCTGGGTTCACTCCAAATTCGATAACCCACAAAAGCGGGTCTTCTTCACCGATAAGGTTAGATCATACCCATAGCTTATAGTTTCGTATCTAGggttattttttcatttatcatgagGTTATTACATATAAGAAAAGATCAAGACCATTTAGGATTATCACTTGAATAGATAGTATACATATGCGAAACTTGaaaattgggttttttttttcccaagactGCTAAATACTTAAGGAGGAGAGGATTGTCATAAAACAAGAGTATTCGAGCAGAGAGCAGGTAAATCaattaggctgcgtttgtttgtatttttttttttttttaaacactttttttgtttttttgttcttgggaacaaaaagaaacagaaacaagaaacacaaattttgtgtttttgtttcaaacacaaatcgaaacaaaaaaggaacaaaaagggaacatgTCTCCTCCGAGCCTCTCCTCGTGCAAGCGTCTCCACCACCgtcttctccggcgcctcccactctccgGCGCCGATGCAAGCGCCTTtgtctcgagaccatccggCTTCCACCGTCGTCCTCTCCGACGCCGACAGCCGGCCGCGAGCGTCTCCACTGCGAGCGGATGACGGAGCCGGGTCGCGGTcgccgggcggcggcggcggctgcggtgcGGGGCCGGGCCGTGGGGTCTCGAGCGGCGGACGTCTAGGAGCGGAGCGGCTAGGACGGCCGGTTAAGTCGTGGGCCGTGCGGGGTCGACGATCGAGCGGATCTCGAAGTCGTGGGTCATGGCGCGGTGAGATCCGATGTGGCGGTGGCGAACGGAGGCTCGAGACCCGCATGCGTCGATCGGGCGTGAGGCGGAGGGGCGGTCGCCgatgcggtggcggcgaggaggcgtcgAGCGCGGTCGCCGATGTGGTGGAGGGAGACGACGGTGTGGCTCGGGTCACCGTCGGCccggcggcgaggccgaccacgcccggccgggcgagctcgatctcgcccgatccggcgaggccgagctcgccaggccggcggcgacgccgagcatcgccgggccggcgacgccgagccttgccgggggccggcgagcctcgcgtggccgggcgaggccgccgccctcgtcggccggccgccggccatggccgaggccgaccggccaaaagtagaaaaaaaggaaaaaggaaaaagaaaaagaaaaaaggaaaaataagaaagaaaataaaaatttaaaattaaaatattaaaaaattaaaagaaataaaaaaattatacaaattttacaaacttaccaaacgtgttttctatttattttttattctcgaaacaagtttaccaaacgcgttttttgttgaaattgttctaacgtaaatatttttttctatttctgttcccctaacaatttttaaacgtaaaCACAAATAAACGCACCCTTAGCTTACGTGTCATGAAATGCAACTTTAATCACATTTGATTAGCTATAATCGCCAACAGTACTAAACGGTAGTATCAAAGTTATCTCAAGGCATAGGAGGGTAAAATTCCGACCTAGACAGGAAAAACCAGCATCTTCAGAGCTGGCGTAACTTTAGAGCTGGCGTTACTTTTTTCAGTGAAGAGTGGAGAAAACCTATTACATGCACAGCGTCCTCTTGAAGGGACCCTACTTCAAGAACTGGTGAAACTAACGTACCATGCACGTGAACGAACAGCCCCCACATTCATGTAAATCtttttactctctctccccctcgcgGTCCCCTTTTGACAACGCCCAACAGCAACTAGGGAAATTAACGTACGATGCACGTGAATGAAAAGCGTCCACATTCATTTAAGTCCTTTAAGTCTCTTCAAGCCCACAGCGTCCTTTTAAAAAAGCAAATTGAAGACAGCTTGTGTGACAGCCTGACAGATGCCCGCTCCCCAGAACTTGAGAAAGGAATTCAGTCAAAGCAAGACAATTAATTAGAGAGAGTCGATGATTACTAATCTGAATCACGAGCAGTGCTTAGATATATTCAACTTGGAGCTTGatagttttcattttcaatgttgCGCCCTCCTGTGGCGGCAGTGCTACTTGCCGGCGGAAACGCCGAGCGGGCTGAGGAGGCTGAGAGAGGAGGAGCTGGTGATCCTGCGGGGGAATGGCCAAGGCGAGAGGAAGTCGTACGAGAGGATATACGATTACGATGTGTACAACGACCTCGGGAATCCGGATAGCGGCGCGGATAAGAAGAGACCAGTGCTTGGAGGCAAAGAGTTCCCGTACCCCAGGCGATGCCGGACCGGGCGCCCTCGGTGCAAGACCGGTGAGTCGAGATATTATCGTTATCACTTCGTAATAACGACTAGCACAACACAACTTTAGATTTGAACAAGGTCCATTCGTATGATTTTTTTGGGGCCGACAGGCAATgtgcatgatttgaaaaatgttctTTTTGGACGGGAAATGCACTCCATAATAATCTGTCCAAAGGTTAAatttctttgtctcttcctACTCTTGATGAGAGATGACATGGCGAATGCccattcgatttttttttttttcacagagagagagagagagagagagagagagagagagagagatggaccaTGAGAGCGAGAGTccataaaattgataaaaatttggaaaatggaacttttgtatttttctctctcaaaaccataataataaaaaacatcAGCCATTCATAATTTCTTATCCTTTAGACATGCTTCTGGTTATGATCATATCTTATCAACGTAATGTCATAAAGAACCCAGCTGTAAACCAACAATTGATTATAACTATGCGTTTCTTCGGATGATCAATTACAAGCTCAGTATAATGTCAGCTAGTTCTAAACATCCGCATATAATGTCAAGCAGATCCAGAGTCAGAATCGAGGAGTGGAACCATATACGTGCCTCGAGACGAAGAGTTCTCGACGATAAAGGAATTGACGTTCTCAGCGAAGACGTTGTACTCCGTGGTGCATGCGCTGGTGCCGTCGCTCGAGACGGCGATAGTCGACACCGACTTGGGATTCCCGTTCTTCACCTCCATCGACGAGCTCTTCAACGAAGGTGTCAACTTGCCCCCGTTGCAAAAGCAAGGCTTCTTCAAGGACCTCCTCCCTCGGCTCGTCAAGGCCGTCACTGATGTCGCCGACGATGTCCTGCGCTTCGAAACTCCCGAAACCCTTGACCGTGAGCAAACCCtatccctctccctctccctctccctctagTTAGATTCTGTGTTTGATAGTTGTCTTAcagaaatttattatttacgGTGAAGATTATTATATATGTCTGAGACTTTTGATTAATAATAATTAGCTCTGTTGTTTCACTATGCAGGAGACAGATTCTTTTGGTTCAGCGACGACGAGTTTGCTCGTCAGACCCTAGCAGGAATCAACCCTTACACGATCCAGTTGGTCACGGTAATGTAATATATAACGCGCAGCTATATACTTTGCTCATGTACATTAGTTTCATGATAATTAATTCCTAGAAGGTTAATATATAAGTGGTGTTAAAATGTGTACTTAGGAGTGGCCCTTAAAGAGCAAGCTTGACCCTAAGGTCTATGGTCCACCTGAATCAGCAATCACGATAGAGATTATTGAAAgggaaattaaaagttttatgacCGTCGATGAGGTACGAGGAAACTCCTTTGATGAAGTATCGCCTAATACAACCTATGAAATCAGACCaaacaaattaatgaaattccaCCCGATTCAACGTTGTGCAGGCCGTAAAGCAAAAGAAGCTGTTCATTTTGGACTATCACGACCTTTTCCTACCGTACGTGAACAAAGTGAGGCAGCTCAAGGGGACGACCCTATACGGGTCGAGGACCCTCTTCTTCTTGACCCCCGACGGGACGTTGAAGCCTCTCGCCATTGAGCTCACACGGCCACTGTCCGACGACGGTGGGAAGCCACAATGGAAGCAGGTGTTCACCCCGTCGTGGCACTCCACCGGCAAGTGGCTCTGGCGGCTCGCCAAAGCCCATGTCCTCGCCCACGACTCTGCATACCACCAGCTCGTCAGCCACTGGTAACAAAACAAGCCGGTCATTACATCTCGACGAGcaggaataaaaaaagaggtATAGATCTGAGAAATGCTAATTGCTTCGTTCGTCGCAGGTTGCGGACTCATTGTGCTACGGAACCTTACATAATAGCGGCAAACCGGCAACTGAGCGCAATGCACCCGATCTACAAGCTGTTGCACCCACACTTTCGGTACACGATGGAGATCAATGCTCTGGCTCGTGGGTATCTCGTCAACGGCGACGGCATCATCGAGAGCTCCTTCTCTCCCGGCAAGTACTCCATGGAGCTCAGCTCCGTCGCCTATGACAAGCAGTGGCAATTCGACTTACAAGCCTTGCCCAATGACTTAATTAGCAGGTATTGCACATCGATTAAaattagggaaagagaaaaattagtCATATAATAACTCCATCCTTGCACTTGTCACGCTTTTCTGATCGTGTCAACTCCTGCCAGGGGATTGGCGGTGGAGGACCCGGCGGGACCGCATGGCCTTAAGCTAGCGATCGAGGACTACCCCTTCGCCAACGACGGCCTCCTCCTATGGGACACCATCAGGGAGTGGGTCACCGACTACGTCAACCACTACTACCCCGATCCGAGCCGCATCGCGTCGGACAAGGAGCTCCAGTCCTGGTGGACCGAGATCCGGACCGTCGGCCACGGCGACAAGAAAGACTTCCCCGGGTGGCCCGACCTCAAGACCCCGTCCGACCTCATCCACATCATCACCACCATAGTCTGGGTCGCCTCCGGCCACCACGCTGCGGTCAACTTCGGCCAGTACACCTACGCCGGCTACTTCCCTAACCGGCCCACTATCGCCCGAATCAACATGCCCCACGAGGATCCCAAAGAAGAAGAGCTCAAG of the Eucalyptus grandis isolate ANBG69807.140 chromosome 10, ASM1654582v1, whole genome shotgun sequence genome contains:
- the LOC104421559 gene encoding linoleate 13S-lipoxygenase 2-1, chloroplastic isoform X1; translated protein: MLKPHLHQSRSASPTLFPLSKPFSQGNGGVAVLLARSAPALRNSRRSTRVGLASRKIKAVASPGATEKSLSVKAVVSVKPSAGGLFSEIGINRGLDDIADLVGKTLLLELVSAELDPKTGLEKGTIKGYAHKKSQNEKEVTYECEFKVGDDFGEAGAIFVENEHHKEMYLKDIVLDGFAGGPLSIRCNSWVHSKFDNPQKRVFFTDKCYLPAETPSGLRRLREEELVILRGNGQGERKSYERIYDYDVYNDLGNPDSGADKKRPVLGGKEFPYPRRCRTGRPRCKTDPESESRSGTIYVPRDEEFSTIKELTFSAKTLYSVVHALVPSLETAIVDTDLGFPFFTSIDELFNEGVNLPPLQKQGFFKDLLPRLVKAVTDVADDVLRFETPETLDRDRFFWFSDDEFARQTLAGINPYTIQLVTEWPLKSKLDPKVYGPPESAITIEIIEREIKSFMTVDEAVKQKKLFILDYHDLFLPYVNKVRQLKGTTLYGSRTLFFLTPDGTLKPLAIELTRPLSDDGGKPQWKQVFTPSWHSTGKWLWRLAKAHVLAHDSAYHQLVSHWLRTHCATEPYIIAANRQLSAMHPIYKLLHPHFRYTMEINALARGYLVNGDGIIESSFSPGKYSMELSSVAYDKQWQFDLQALPNDLISRGLAVEDPAGPHGLKLAIEDYPFANDGLLLWDTIREWVTDYVNHYYPDPSRIASDKELQSWWTEIRTVGHGDKKDFPGWPDLKTPSDLIHIITTIVWVASGHHAAVNFGQYTYAGYFPNRPTIARINMPHEDPKEEELKLFWNKPEVTLLTCFPSQIQATKVMAILDVLSNHSPDEEYLGQDPEPAWKQEPTIHAAFERFNGRLKELEGIIDARNNDPKFKNRNGAGVVPYELLKPFSEPGVTGKGVPYSISI
- the LOC104421559 gene encoding linoleate 13S-lipoxygenase 2-1, chloroplastic isoform X2; the encoded protein is MLKPHLHQSRSASPTLFPLSKPFSQGNGGVAVLLARSAPALRNSRRSTRVGLASRKIKAVASPGATEKSLSVKAVVSVKPSAGGLFSEIGINRGLDDIADLVGKTLLLELVSAELDPKTGLEKGTIKGYAHKKSQNEKEVTYECEFKVGDDFGEAGAIFVENEHHKEMYLKDIVLDGFAGGPLSIRCNSWVHSKFDNPQKRVFFTDKCYLPAETPSGLRRLREEELVILRGNGQGERKSYERIYDYDVYNDLGNPDSGADKKRPVLGGKEFPYPRRCRTGRPRCKTDPESESRSGTIYVPRDEEFSTIKELTFSAKTLYSVVHALVPSLETAIVDTDLGFPFFTSIDELFNEGVNLPPLQKQGFFKDLLPRLVKAVTDVADDVLRFETPETLDRDRFFWFSDDEFARQTLAGINPYTIQLVTAVKQKKLFILDYHDLFLPYVNKVRQLKGTTLYGSRTLFFLTPDGTLKPLAIELTRPLSDDGGKPQWKQVFTPSWHSTGKWLWRLAKAHVLAHDSAYHQLVSHWLRTHCATEPYIIAANRQLSAMHPIYKLLHPHFRYTMEINALARGYLVNGDGIIESSFSPGKYSMELSSVAYDKQWQFDLQALPNDLISRGLAVEDPAGPHGLKLAIEDYPFANDGLLLWDTIREWVTDYVNHYYPDPSRIASDKELQSWWTEIRTVGHGDKKDFPGWPDLKTPSDLIHIITTIVWVASGHHAAVNFGQYTYAGYFPNRPTIARINMPHEDPKEEELKLFWNKPEVTLLTCFPSQIQATKVMAILDVLSNHSPDEEYLGQDPEPAWKQEPTIHAAFERFNGRLKELEGIIDARNNDPKFKNRNGAGVVPYELLKPFSEPGVTGKGVPYSISI